Within Phycodurus eques isolate BA_2022a chromosome 18, UOR_Pequ_1.1, whole genome shotgun sequence, the genomic segment AAGATccaggagaagaagaagcaacTGAGAGAGAAGACTGAGAAGGAGATCGCCGCCCGTCTGGCCAAGTTGGGTCCCATTGCAGAGCCCGCCAACATGCTGACAGAAGAGACGGACGAAGACTTGCTCTTCGAGTAAACATCATGTTGCCAAGGCAACCCTTAAACCTATTTATTCCATGCCTATCAGGGCCATGTCCAAGTCTTCTCGTGAAGgcaattgtttgtgtgttgtgattTGTTCTGTAGTCAATACCTGAAAGAATCATACATTTCTGTCTTTGAACAGAACTACAAAGCAGTTAAAATATAAAGAGCAAGTAAATTGTGATTAATAGAAGTTTCTCCTCACATTGTATgctgtacattttaaaatggttgGTGTGTGAGTGCCATTACCTCATTTATAAGATGTTTACCTAATGAGACCCTTGCTATGACACATACATTTAAACATGTCCTCAAATAAAAAGGCGTACTCAGTACTCAAACGTTGTCTTGGCGTCAACATGTCATCCAAAAGATCTGAGCTGGATCCTAGTGGCCATTTTGCACCACACTGttacatttaacacattttgcTCATGAATTCAGTCACAGTGTCACAGTAAGTGGGGGGGAAAGACCATTCTGCAGTATAATATACTGTTTAATAATAACCAGTCATCATAGATGTGTTTTGTCAAtagaacacaaacaaaataaaacaaaattacactGATTGCGGTAAGAAGAAATAACTGCATGTCTATCAACAAATGGACAATTATATAATTTTGACACTCCCATTGTACACATACAATTTAGAagtaaaatgtttacattttttctagAAAATCTGTATTTACAATTATAAATATTAAGATATGTCTATGTTTCATAAATGGCTAAAGCAGaggaaaaccaaaaacaaaacatcacacacaaaagagacacacagacaaaaagaaACCAGAGTCCATCTCTTCAGAACAAACGAGGAAATGTGCAAATGAAAACTGTACCGTCTTGTCCTTCAACTGCAGCCTTCAGGAACGTGCATGTGGCACCCTTAGCAGAGCCAAGAGGTGGGCACCCACTGAGGCTCGGTGTCCAGCTTCTCAATGAGCTTGCGCAATTCGAAGAAAGCCTCGTTTGGCTCCGCGTTCACGATGGTGGCGTCGAAAACGTGGCCGAAGTCCTGCTCCATCTCGCGAGCCTTCTCGATGACCTCCTTGAGCTCCTCCGGCTGTGCAGGGCACCAAATTTGACAACATCAAAGAACATAAATATGTCAAAGGTTTTGTTGACATTTAATACCAGTTCAATCCATCATGTCATTTGGGACACATTCCCACCACATAGCCAGGATAAACAAGACTATTTAGCACCTTAGGTGTTTTTCCCTCGGTAGCCAGTAGGGTGCGCAGTCGTTCTTGAGAAGGAGGAGCAATGAAAATGACGAAGGGCTTGAGGTTGGAGGACCTCAGCACCTTCAACGACTGTTGAAAAGGAGTCAAAGTATTAGACACAAAAAGTATGGTTTTCACCACTCACCATTTGAATGCATTTTCTCGTAAGAAATAATAGCGGCAGCGTGGGGTGACCTGGTGGTAgtatatctgcctcacaattctgatgTTCAGAGTTCAACTCTTAGatcaggccctcctgtgtggaggagattccaaattgtccatcgatgtgaatccaagaatcaattgttgtttgtttacagtgtttgtgccctgcaattgacttgGGAGCAGTTTAGCCCGCCTCTTGCGTCCCTTGTTGTGCTGCGTTACATGCATGCGCCatttgtaacctcaaaatgtttGGACCGCCGTATTGAGAGCATACGTTTCAAAGTAATCAACATTTCAGACTCTCATGCATGAATGAAGATGAGCACGCTACCGTACCCTGGTGTGCAGGCAGAGCAAACAGATGCGTCCAGAGTTGACCACGTGTCGCACAGAGTCCGTGCTGGTTCCGTAAAGGTTCTTCTCGTACTCGCCGGACTCGATGAACTTCCCCGCAGACAAGTCGGCCTCGAAGCCGGCTCGACTCACAAAGTGGTACTCGCGCCCGTTTCGCTCGTGTATCCTCGTGCTTCTGGTCGTGTCTACACGAGCAAAGAGTACCAATGATATcacaactatttatttatttattttttaaagtaaattttGGTAACTCACGTGGGACGGCAACGGCAAACTTTTCTGGTTCAATGGCGAGTAACCTACGACGCAACTCGTCGTGGCCGCTGTTCGTCGGAGCGATCAGAGCGATGGGACGTTTGCGGGTGGCAGGCTGGTGATAGAGAGACATCTCCTCATAGGTCAGGACGTCATCGCATTCTGAGGAGATAGATGGGAGAGCGAGTCAAGGTCAACATGAATGTCACGACGAACAGGAACCAGTACAGTGGGCGATCTATTCAGGCCCTCAATTTTATTTGCTGCTTTTTATGTGCAGCTTTGGCCAAAGATCTGCTTCTTATCCAAAGCAGGGCAGACAAATCACACAAATTCAGGCATTAAGCAGCACCGGTcggatgtgtgtgtctgtgtcgcAAAGTGTGCGCCACATGACATCACAGGGGCTGTGCAAGCCATTTAGGTCCCCGCTGGGCACCTGTTGGTGCCTCCTCTGATCCCGTCTGTGAGGAGACGACTAATCTGAGCCAAGCGGAGGCCAGGTCATGTCAGCTGTAGCTAGAGCAGTTTGTGATGCATCTAAGCAGACAATGTTTGCACACTGACAAAAGCTGCTCTGgtttgacagacagacagtgagAGTAGAGAGAGCCTGTCGATTAAAGAAAGTGTTACCAGTGTTCTTGCTCAGAGGGGATgtgcttttcttcttctgtttcttgtttttcttcacaTACCAACGTTTCCCTGAAAAAGAAGGCAAGGTTATTTGTGATTGCAAAATCCTGTCTTGCCCATGTTGTAACCTTCAGTGTACAGCAACATGATCTTCTTACCTTGTTGTTCTCTACTCCTGTCTGGTGCAGTTCTCTTCAAGGTCTCTCTCTGTTGCTGGAAGCACTTCCCTGACAAATACAATGAAAGACAGTTTGTTCCATTTCAAAATTTTGCATTCTTcacttatttttctgtcaataatatatataatatttccaACTTTCCATTTCCACCGCTTAACCTCCTTTTCTAGCGGGCACAAGCTTGGGTCAAAGAGTAATCTTAATTAATTCTCAGGTGTTTGATTTAATCTTCTGGAGTCGTCAGATGGGTGGAGCTTTCCTCCTGGGATGGCTGACATAGTGCCAGGTTAGTAGCTTGCcgcaatgtattgtttttatttccatacCACCAGTCGGATGGGGCAAATACTCATTTTCCAATCGTAGCTGTCGGGTGgaatccttgcatctccaaaatcactacttttgaggaaaaaataaaaaaaatcatcttgcTTGCTTGACACCCAtcattcaagttggtattatacctctTATTGCTATCAGATACTGTTGCACACAGACATCACAAAAGCATTAATTTAAtatgatttaaaacaacaacaacactgattTAGTAGGCTGTCACTGAATAAAGTTTGCCAGCCAGCCACAAAAGCAAATTACATcttcttcccaaactctttttcaaacgTCTTAGGTCTGCACCGCAGTATTACAGTGACCCATTGTGAACAAAAAGTGTCACTCATATGTATCTAACCtacatattttcactttttgtatttaaaaaaaaaaaaaaattattaataaaaaaaaaatccactttgaATCTTGGTGACAGAATGCCACGTGGCTCCCGCGAAGTGAGGAAGCGGTGGAATTTTACGACACTTCACACACAGTTCACAAGctgttttcaacactttaaattgcttaATAATGTctaaaaataacagagaatGTGAGGACAGACCAACAGCATCGATTTatggaaaaaataagaaatttacCAAATGTTGACATTTGGGGTTTCCGCCCAACAGTGACGACATGAAGTATATAGtgggtgttttttattttatgtaacaaTGAAGCTGTTTAGGGTGTTTGTGCAGTCATGTTTTTGCCTTACTAAGgaaaacaaagtttaaaaaaaaccaaaacaaaaaaactatacatATTGATGATCGGCCCTGGTATAATCCTAACCTGGAATGAGTCCAGCCAGTAACTGGTTTTCCTCATCTCTATCCCTGTAGGCTTGCCACCAGTTGGGGTCATCCTGGCTGATGACGTGGAGAATATCCCCTTTCTGGAAAGACAGGCCCAGCTCCCGACATGGCACGAAAGGGTCATCCGAGGGGTTGTAGTCAAAGTAAGCTCGTACATGCATCTATGGAAGAGGGGGCGGGACAGGGAGAGCGAGGGTTTTACACGGTCTTTGCTGCTCTTGCTTGCATGCGTGTGCAGACGGGCCGCACAGGTCCATGTTAGAGACTTACCACAGTCTGTCTGTGTGGGGCAGGTTTAATCTGAGAGCTCGGGATGAGGAGGAAGGTCAAAGTGCCATGCATTTGTTGCTGATGGACAGGATGAGAAGAGATAAACTTCTACAACAACATTAAGTCATTACTCCCCTAAAAATGTAAACGTACAACAATGATGAATTGCTACAAATATAGTTAGCAGGATATTTACTCACTGAACAAAACATGAGATCCACCTGCCAAACTCAAATGAGCTCAAATATTGATCTGACATGCTGTGACATATGAACCTGCATTAAACAAGTAATCTTCATTTGATGTGTAAATGTCTTAGGGACCTTAAATTGGTTCTTCTAGCAATGTGTATACTGTAACCAGAAAAGCTGAACTGTTGacaaacattaaaagaaaatacattaatGTATTTGTACCTTTAACCAGAACTTTATAAGATTGAATGGGTCAGAAACATCCAgcagaaaattttatttttataaaaatgttgcaCTTATTGGTGAGAGGGCAACAAAAGCCCTGTTGTGGTATGTAGTagcaaaagaataataaatgtgCTATAAATATGGGTAGTTAGATAAGCATCatgaaaaatatgacaacacCTGGTCTAATGTAATAATTTGAATCACAcacatttctcgtgtataatgtgcacccatgtataatacgcacccccaaagttgacctcaaaattctggaaaacccttctatgtaTAACGCATTTTTAGAATGCATGATTTTTTCCTTCTacctatatgatcaaaacatgaagtattatctgtattttatttgtttttttctcaaataattattgtgaagttaagcactttatttgaacacgtaatcttttttttaatttacttgctcttattttgaaattaacagccctacttttatttagtaaattagaaaacacacagttgtgctcatatgtttgattacccaggcagaatttgtaagatgggtataattctttaaagaaaacatgaaggaccaggtgaacacacattttattttaatgggattcaaattaaaaagtcaagcatttcagaaaagcattatcattaaacaaaacataactataaagaaattaatgattgttgttgttcagttagtcatactaaaaaaaaaaaaaaaaaaaaaaaaacaatatttcaaaaatttTGCAAGGGTgtgtaaacctatgagcacaactgtacatatatccaGTCATACATTCCCctttcatattggaatgaaaaaaaaaaaagtgtaggtaacaccttttttatataaccactaggtggcggtggcattttggaatgaaagtgtacagctttttcgtaaccactagatggcgacatacatttataaaatgtgaaagttttttccatttgccgctatacccatgtataatgcgaaCTATTGACTAAtgaaaattttttgggggagaaaaatgtgcattatacacgagaaattacagtagttcCCCATTCATTGTAATGAAGTTATTTCCCATTAGCAGCTGAAGGTCCAACAGACGAAGTTCTCACCAGTAAGTCGTGAACTTCGTTGACGTGCTTCCCCCGAACGGAAACTCCGTTAATCTCCAGGATCTCGTCCCCCTCGTTGAGCAGGCCACTCCGCTCCGCAGTGCCCCCTTTCACCACACGGCTCACCACCACGCTGTCCATGTCATTACGCACGGTCGCACCCTGGTGGCATACACAAACAGTGTACATATTAAGTTATGGCGATAAAATGTATTTCGGCTCAAGAGTGAAAAGGACCCTAATAAGTGGAACCTCTATATTTGAAAATCCttggtgttattttttatttaagagGTTACCATTGCCTCTTAAGTTAAACATTCAAGAATGTGGATGGCGTCTCACCAGTGGAGTGTCACGGGTCTTATGCAACCGCACCATTTTGACACTTTCTCCAAGATACTGGATCACATTGTCCTCTGCCATTTCCTGCACAGCCAAGCTGTCATGTGCCTGCATCAGCGCCTGGGCACACAAAGCAAACAGGATGCATCCTTACAATCAGATCATGCATCGACAACACCATCAAACTGATAATTGTACCTTCCTCTTTACGGTAATAAATAGTTAAACGTTACAGGTGAAACAAAGTATCTGAAGGTTGATGGAAGCGAAATTAAAAGACCGACAACAGCTACCCAAGACTTGGCATTCATGAGATGTGACAATTAGGAGTTGGGATACAGGTTAATTCCTCGCATCTAACAATTTTCTCGAtagtttatcctgttcaggggaGAGGGGAGTTGGTGTCTATACAATTTGACTGCAGAAATGGAGAACACATCAGCCAGATGAacacaatgacatttttatgaCCGTCGAATGGCGTATTGACTGACTAGGTGTAATTCTTTAAATATTAAGAccttcattttggaaaatttgatttatgactttttaaaatcgATCCAAAAGGGGACTCCCATGTTCGCTACAACATATGACAACACTTTTTGGCTAATCACATCACACtgagcctgatttactaaaattTTCCACGTGCAAAAATGGGCGCAAAATTGACTGCTCATGCAGTGGCtgatttttattctttaaatactgcgtctgaaaggcaggtgaGGTTAAAAAGTAAACTTACCTGGAGATGAGGGTTGGTGAGCAGAGCCCTGAGCTCCAAGCCTTCCCTCTGTTGGCTGGACTGCAGGATCTTCTGGACCTGaatacgcacacgcacacacacacacacacacacacacacacacaacagtaaGGTCTCATGATGATTTATCTGAAATACAGAGGGAAGATCTTTGTGTAATAAGAAGTGTTTTTCCCACCAGCTGCCCACGTATTCTTATATACAATATGATTATAATCTTAACAGGGCACTAAAGCCTCATTGCAAAAGACACAGTAGAATAAGATATAGCTAGTACAGCGACATGTTAACCCTTAAAAAGTAGCTGACAATCTGCTTGGGTTAGTCCTTTCTGAGTGCCACAGTAAGGCGATTCACAACATAAGGAGTATATTCATACAATCACGTTAGTAGCTTGCTTTATAAATAAGCATATAAACATTTCACATACCGTGTCTAAATCTTAATGCAATTTCACACTCTAGAGAAAAGGGCCCTTACATTTGTCCTGCTATAAAACAACTTTTAgagtttttttgtgcaaatgctCCCTGACACGCATTCAAAGCAATTTTCTGCTATGGAAAAAAGACGTTAAAACATTTCCACTCGATTTCCGTTTGGCTTATTCAATCTCTTGGTCACATGACTGTTTGAATCAGTTGTGTTGTGTCATCTGGTAGGAAGATTTGCTTCTTCCAACAAAAAATGTCTCTACAGATCGATGGCATTAATCAACCTGAAAAGATATTGACAGCTTGGTAAGTGCATCTTGCTGTAGCTACAACCCCCAAACATGAGCCATCAGAAGCCTTTGagggaaagaaaacaacaaaaattatcaATCATGTAAGGGAAGGTCAAGTGTAGAGTGTCACGAATGAAACATTTTGTGCATGCTGTAtagagtttgcatgctctctgCATGCATACATTTTCTCCATGAACTCCAacgtcctcccacattccataaacCTGGATGTCAATGCTAAATTAAGACAAATTTTTCCTTAtttgagaatgtgagtgtggacgTTTGTTTGTCTAGATGTATctggtgattggctggcaaccagtccgttTGAAGCTTGCCTcgc encodes:
- the pals1b gene encoding MAGUK p55 subfamily member 5b; its protein translation is MITSHMNGYVQEGSGQAAGHKERAVDCPGDESCLVKPAHCSAQMERIQHYQDELRKRREEDGRGKRDIDPDASLRLKKLAQNPKVGVDNPTFEGKENATEDAHSQALLAEPEELLQAVKWVQQCVTDAQSQQDAELLLQLLAQDDFKCAYSIYTVVSQNMNRVNPTSPLTVQAQELCQEVQKILQSSQQREGLELRALLTNPHLQALMQAHDSLAVQEMAEDNVIQYLGESVKMVRLHKTRDTPLGATVRNDMDSVVVSRVVKGGTAERSGLLNEGDEILEINGVSVRGKHVNEVHDLLQQMHGTLTFLLIPSSQIKPAPHRQTVMHVRAYFDYNPSDDPFVPCRELGLSFQKGDILHVISQDDPNWWQAYRDRDEENQLLAGLIPGKCFQQQRETLKRTAPDRSREQQGKRWYVKKNKKQKKKSTSPLSKNTECDDVLTYEEMSLYHQPATRKRPIALIAPTNSGHDELRRRLLAIEPEKFAVAVPHTTRSTRIHERNGREYHFVSRAGFEADLSAGKFIESGEYEKNLYGTSTDSVRHVVNSGRICLLCLHTRSLKVLRSSNLKPFVIFIAPPSQERLRTLLATEGKTPKPEELKEVIEKAREMEQDFGHVFDATIVNAEPNEAFFELRKLIEKLDTEPQWVPTSWLC